A genomic region of Photobacterium swingsii contains the following coding sequences:
- the aceE gene encoding pyruvate dehydrogenase (acetyl-transferring), homodimeric type → MSEVMKNDVDALETQEWLEALESVVREEGVERAQYLLEQVLDKARLDGVDMATGITTNYINTIPAAQEPAYPGDTTLERRIRSIIRWNAIMIVLRASKKDLDLGGHMASYQSASAFYEVCFNHFFRAPNEVDGGDLVYYQGHISPGIYSRAFVEGRLTEEQLDNFRQEVDGKGIPSYPHPKLMPEFWQFPTVSMGLGPISAIYQARFLKYLNGRGLKDTSAQRVYAFLGDGEMDEPESRGAISFAAREKLDNLCFLINCNLQRLDGPVMGNGKIIQELEGLFKGAGWNVVKVVWGNNWDALLAKDTTGKLLQLMNETIDGDYQTFKSKDGAYVREHFFGKYPETAALVADMTDDEIFALKRGGHESSKLFAAFNNAKETDGKPTVILAKTVKGYGMGDAAEGKNIAHGVKKMDMTHVLHLRDRLGLEDILPDEKVSELPYLKLEEGSAEYNYLHARRNALHGYTPQRLPNFTQEFKVPELDAFAPLLGEQKRDISTTMAYVRTLNILLKDKNIGKNIVPIICDEARTFGMEGLFRQVGIYNPHGQEYTPEDRGVVSYYKEATSGQVLQEGINELGSMASWVAAATSYSTNDLPMIPFYIYYSMFGFQRIGDMAWLAGDQQARGFLLGATAGRTTLNGEGLQHEDGHSHIMANTVPNCISYDPTFAYELAVIMQDGIRRMYGENQENVYYYLTVMNENYAMPAMPEGAEEGIRKGIYKLESYAGDKKVQLMSSGTIMNEVRKAAQILSDDYGVASDVYSVTSFNELTRDGQDAERYNMLHPEAEQKVPYITTAMGTEPAIAATDYMKNYAEQVRAFMPSESFKVLGTDGFGRSDSRENLRRHFEVNAGYVVVAALTELANRGDVEKSVVAEAIAKFNIDADKINPLYA, encoded by the coding sequence ATGTCTGAAGTCATGAAGAATGACGTTGACGCACTTGAAACTCAAGAGTGGCTAGAAGCTCTTGAATCAGTCGTTCGTGAAGAAGGTGTAGAGCGTGCCCAGTACCTGCTAGAGCAAGTACTAGATAAAGCACGTTTAGATGGCGTAGATATGGCTACGGGCATTACTACCAACTACATCAATACGATTCCTGCAGCACAAGAACCTGCTTACCCAGGTGACACAACACTTGAGCGTCGTATTCGTTCCATTATCCGTTGGAACGCAATCATGATCGTACTACGTGCTTCTAAGAAAGATTTAGACCTAGGTGGCCACATGGCTTCTTACCAGTCTGCTTCTGCATTCTACGAAGTATGTTTCAACCACTTCTTCCGTGCGCCAAACGAAGTAGATGGTGGCGATTTAGTTTACTACCAGGGCCACATCTCTCCAGGTATCTATTCTCGCGCATTTGTTGAAGGCCGCCTAACTGAAGAGCAGCTAGATAACTTCCGTCAAGAAGTTGATGGTAAAGGTATCCCTTCATACCCGCACCCTAAACTAATGCCTGAATTCTGGCAGTTCCCAACTGTTTCTATGGGTCTAGGCCCTATCTCTGCTATCTACCAAGCACGTTTCCTTAAGTACCTTAACGGTCGTGGTTTGAAAGATACTTCAGCTCAACGTGTTTACGCGTTCTTGGGCGATGGTGAGATGGATGAGCCAGAATCACGTGGTGCTATTTCTTTCGCTGCGCGTGAGAAACTAGACAACCTATGTTTCCTAATCAACTGTAACCTACAACGTCTTGACGGTCCTGTAATGGGTAACGGCAAGATCATTCAAGAGCTAGAAGGCCTATTTAAAGGTGCTGGCTGGAATGTGGTTAAAGTGGTTTGGGGTAATAACTGGGATGCGCTACTAGCGAAAGACACTACCGGTAAACTGCTTCAGCTAATGAACGAAACTATCGATGGTGATTACCAGACATTTAAATCTAAAGATGGCGCCTACGTACGTGAGCACTTCTTTGGTAAGTACCCAGAAACAGCTGCACTAGTTGCAGACATGACTGATGACGAAATCTTCGCGCTTAAGCGTGGTGGTCACGAGTCTTCTAAACTGTTCGCTGCGTTCAACAACGCAAAAGAAACAGACGGTAAACCAACTGTAATCCTAGCTAAAACCGTTAAAGGTTACGGCATGGGTGATGCAGCTGAAGGTAAAAACATTGCGCACGGCGTGAAGAAAATGGACATGACACATGTTCTTCACCTACGTGATCGTCTAGGCCTAGAAGATATTCTTCCTGACGAGAAAGTAAGCGAGCTACCTTACCTGAAACTAGAAGAAGGTTCTGCAGAGTACAACTACCTGCACGCACGTCGTAACGCACTGCACGGTTACACGCCTCAGCGTCTTCCTAACTTTACGCAAGAGTTCAAAGTGCCTGAGCTAGATGCATTTGCTCCGCTACTGGGCGAGCAAAAGCGTGATATCTCTACCACTATGGCTTACGTACGTACGCTTAACATCCTGCTTAAAGATAAGAACATTGGTAAGAACATCGTTCCTATCATCTGTGATGAAGCACGTACCTTCGGTATGGAAGGTCTATTCCGTCAGGTTGGTATCTACAACCCACACGGTCAAGAATACACACCTGAAGACCGCGGCGTAGTGTCTTACTACAAAGAAGCGACTTCTGGTCAGGTTCTGCAAGAAGGTATCAACGAACTAGGTTCAATGGCATCTTGGGTTGCTGCTGCAACATCTTACAGCACCAATGATCTACCAATGATCCCATTCTACATCTACTACTCAATGTTCGGTTTCCAACGTATTGGTGACATGGCATGGCTAGCAGGTGACCAACAAGCACGTGGCTTCCTATTAGGTGCTACTGCTGGTCGTACAACGCTAAATGGTGAAGGTCTTCAGCACGAAGATGGCCACTCACACATCATGGCGAACACAGTACCTAACTGTATCTCTTACGACCCAACGTTCGCTTACGAGCTAGCGGTAATCATGCAAGACGGTATCCGTCGCATGTACGGTGAGAACCAAGAGAACGTTTACTACTACCTAACAGTAATGAACGAAAACTACGCAATGCCAGCAATGCCTGAAGGCGCTGAAGAAGGCATCCGTAAGGGTATCTACAAGCTAGAATCTTACGCAGGCGATAAGAAAGTTCAGCTAATGAGCTCTGGTACTATCATGAATGAAGTACGTAAAGCAGCTCAAATCCTAAGCGATGACTACGGTGTTGCATCTGACGTTTACTCAGTAACTTCATTCAATGAACTTACTCGTGACGGTCAAGATGCTGAGCGTTACAACATGCTACACCCAGAAGCAGAGCAAAAAGTACCTTACATCACAACTGCGATGGGTACTGAGCCAGCAATCGCTGCGACGGATTACATGAAGAACTACGCAGAGCAAGTACGTGCATTCATGCCGTCTGAATCTTTCAAAGTTCTTGGTACTGATGGTTTCGGTCGTTCTGACAGCCGTGAGAACCTACGTCGTCACTTCGAAGTTAACGCAGGCTACGTGGTAGTTGCTGCACTGACTGAACTGGCTAACCGTGGTGATGTTGAGAAATCTGTAGTTGCAGAAGCAATTGCTAAATTCAACATCGACGCTGACAAGATCAACCCGCTATACGCGTAA
- the aceF gene encoding pyruvate dehydrogenase complex dihydrolipoyllysine-residue acetyltransferase — protein MAIEINVPDIGADEVEVTEILVSVGDKVEEEQSLITVEGDKASMEVPASQAGIVKEIKIAEGDSVSTGSLIMIFEAEGAAQAAPAPAAEAAPVAAPAAAAAAELKEVHVPDIGGDEVEVTEIMVAIGDSIEEEQSLLTVEGDKASMEVPAPFAGVLKEIKIAAGDKVSTGSLVMIFEVAGSGAPVAPAAVEAPVAAAPAASAAKEVNVPDIGGDEVEVTEIMVAVGDTVEEEQSLITVEGDKASMEVPAPFAGTIKEIKIAAGDKVSTGSLIMVFEVAGAAPAPVAAAPAPAAAPAPAPAAAPAKAAAPAATGEFEANNEYAHASPVVRRLAREFGVNLAKVKGTGRKNRIQKEDVQNFVKDALKRLESGAAAAGNGDGSALGLLPWPKVDFSKFGETELQKLSRIKKISGANLHRNWVMIPHVTQWDNADITALEAFRKEQNAIEAKKDTGMKITPLVFIMKAVAKALEAFPAFNSSLSEDGENLVLKKYVNVGIAVDTPNGLVVPVFKDVNKKGIYELSEELMAISKKARAGKLTASDMQGGCFTISSLGGLGGTAFTPIVNAPEVGILGVSKSEMKPVWNGKDFEPRLMLPLSLSYDHRVIDGAEGARFITYLNGCLSDIRRLVL, from the coding sequence ATGGCAATCGAAATTAATGTACCTGACATTGGTGCGGACGAGGTTGAAGTAACTGAGATTCTTGTTAGCGTTGGCGACAAGGTTGAAGAAGAGCAATCTCTGATCACTGTAGAAGGCGACAAGGCTTCTATGGAAGTACCAGCTTCTCAGGCGGGTATCGTTAAAGAAATCAAAATCGCTGAAGGCGACTCGGTTTCTACTGGTTCTCTAATCATGATTTTCGAAGCCGAGGGTGCAGCGCAAGCTGCACCTGCTCCAGCGGCTGAAGCAGCTCCAGTAGCAGCTCCAGCAGCGGCAGCAGCGGCTGAACTTAAAGAAGTTCACGTACCGGATATCGGTGGCGACGAAGTAGAAGTTACTGAAATCATGGTAGCTATCGGCGACAGCATCGAAGAAGAGCAATCTCTTCTTACGGTTGAAGGCGATAAAGCATCAATGGAAGTACCAGCACCTTTCGCTGGTGTTCTAAAAGAAATTAAAATTGCAGCGGGCGACAAAGTATCTACTGGTTCTCTAGTAATGATCTTTGAAGTTGCGGGTTCTGGTGCACCAGTTGCTCCAGCAGCAGTTGAAGCGCCAGTAGCGGCAGCTCCAGCAGCTTCTGCAGCAAAAGAAGTTAACGTACCAGACATCGGCGGTGATGAAGTAGAAGTTACTGAAATCATGGTTGCTGTTGGTGATACAGTGGAAGAAGAGCAATCTCTAATCACTGTTGAAGGTGACAAGGCTTCTATGGAAGTGCCTGCACCATTCGCTGGTACGATTAAAGAAATCAAGATTGCAGCTGGCGACAAAGTGTCAACTGGCTCACTAATCATGGTATTCGAAGTAGCGGGCGCAGCACCTGCACCTGTTGCAGCGGCACCTGCTCCGGCAGCCGCTCCAGCTCCAGCTCCTGCGGCGGCACCTGCTAAAGCAGCGGCACCAGCAGCAACAGGCGAGTTCGAAGCAAACAACGAGTACGCACACGCATCTCCAGTTGTTCGTCGTCTTGCACGTGAGTTCGGTGTAAACCTTGCGAAAGTTAAAGGTACTGGCCGTAAGAACCGCATCCAAAAAGAAGATGTTCAAAACTTCGTTAAAGATGCACTTAAGCGTCTTGAGTCTGGTGCGGCAGCAGCAGGCAATGGCGACGGTTCTGCACTTGGTCTACTACCATGGCCAAAAGTTGATTTCAGCAAGTTCGGTGAAACTGAGCTTCAGAAACTGTCTCGTATCAAGAAGATCTCTGGCGCTAACCTGCACCGTAACTGGGTAATGATCCCGCACGTTACACAGTGGGATAATGCAGATATCACAGCGCTAGAAGCATTCCGTAAAGAACAGAATGCAATCGAAGCGAAGAAAGATACAGGCATGAAGATCACTCCACTTGTGTTCATCATGAAAGCTGTAGCGAAAGCACTAGAAGCATTCCCAGCATTCAACTCTTCGCTTTCTGAAGACGGTGAAAACCTAGTTCTTAAGAAGTACGTAAACGTGGGTATCGCTGTTGATACACCAAACGGCCTAGTTGTTCCTGTATTTAAAGACGTGAACAAAAAAGGTATTTACGAGCTTTCTGAAGAGCTAATGGCTATTTCTAAGAAAGCACGTGCTGGTAAGCTAACTGCATCTGATATGCAAGGTGGCTGTTTCACTATCTCTAGCCTTGGTGGCTTAGGTGGTACTGCGTTCACGCCAATCGTGAATGCACCAGAAGTAGGTATCCTAGGTGTATCTAAGTCTGAAATGAAACCAGTATGGAACGGCAAGGACTTCGAACCTCGCCTAATGCTTCCTCTATCACTATCTTACGATCACCGCGTGATCGATGGTGCTGAAGGTGCACGTTTCATCACTTACCTAAACGGTTGTCTATCAGATATTCGCCGTTTAGTGCTTTAA
- the lpdA gene encoding dihydrolipoyl dehydrogenase produces MSKEIKAQVVVLGSGPAGYSAAFRCADLGLDTVLIEKFNTLGGVCLNVGCIPSKALLHVAKVIEEAKAMAEHGVVFGEPQTDINKIRLWKDKVITQLTGGLGGMAKMRKVNIVNGYGKFTGPNTIVVEGEEGQTTVNFDNAIIAAGSRPIELPFIPHEDPRIWDSTDALELKEVPEKLLVMGGGIIGLEMGTVYHSLGSQIDVVEMFDQVIPAADKDIIKVFTKRIKKKFNLMLETKVTAVEAKEDGIYVSMEGKKAPSEPVRYDAVLVAIGRVPNGKLLDAEKAGLEVDERGFINVDKQMRTNVPHIHAIGDIVGQPMLAHKGVHEGHVAAEVISGKKHYFDPKVIPSIAYTEPEVAWVGKTEKEAKAEGINYEVATFPWAASGRAIASDCADGMTKMIFDKDTHRVIGGAIVGTNGGELLGEIGLAIEMGCDAEDIALTIHAHPTLHESIGLAAEVFEGSITDLPNAKAVKRK; encoded by the coding sequence ATGAGTAAAGAAATTAAAGCTCAGGTAGTGGTATTGGGTTCAGGCCCTGCTGGTTATTCTGCAGCGTTCCGTTGCGCAGACTTAGGTCTGGATACAGTTCTAATCGAAAAATTCAACACCCTAGGTGGTGTATGTCTAAACGTGGGTTGTATCCCATCTAAAGCTCTACTTCACGTAGCGAAAGTTATCGAAGAAGCTAAAGCTATGGCTGAACACGGTGTTGTTTTCGGTGAGCCTCAGACCGATATCAACAAAATCCGTCTTTGGAAAGACAAAGTAATTACCCAACTAACTGGCGGTCTTGGCGGTATGGCTAAGATGCGTAAAGTTAACATCGTTAACGGTTACGGTAAATTTACTGGTCCTAATACTATTGTTGTTGAAGGTGAAGAAGGTCAAACGACTGTTAACTTCGACAATGCAATCATCGCTGCAGGTTCTCGTCCTATCGAGCTTCCGTTCATTCCGCATGAAGATCCACGTATCTGGGATTCAACTGACGCACTTGAACTGAAAGAAGTACCTGAGAAGCTACTTGTTATGGGTGGCGGTATCATCGGCCTAGAAATGGGTACGGTTTACCACTCGCTAGGTTCTCAGATCGACGTTGTTGAAATGTTTGATCAAGTGATCCCAGCAGCAGATAAAGACATCATCAAAGTCTTCACTAAGCGCATCAAGAAGAAATTCAACCTGATGCTAGAGACGAAAGTGACGGCTGTTGAAGCGAAAGAAGATGGTATCTACGTTTCAATGGAAGGCAAAAAAGCACCTTCAGAGCCTGTACGTTACGATGCTGTTCTTGTTGCTATCGGTCGTGTACCAAACGGTAAACTTCTAGACGCTGAAAAAGCGGGCCTTGAAGTTGACGAGCGTGGCTTCATCAACGTTGATAAGCAAATGCGTACTAACGTACCGCACATTCACGCTATCGGTGATATCGTTGGTCAACCAATGCTTGCTCACAAAGGTGTGCATGAAGGCCACGTAGCAGCTGAAGTTATTTCTGGTAAGAAGCACTACTTCGATCCTAAAGTCATTCCTTCAATTGCCTACACTGAGCCAGAAGTTGCGTGGGTTGGTAAGACTGAGAAAGAAGCGAAAGCTGAAGGCATCAACTACGAAGTTGCGACCTTCCCTTGGGCGGCTTCTGGTCGTGCAATCGCATCTGATTGTGCTGACGGTATGACGAAGATGATCTTCGACAAAGACACGCACCGTGTTATCGGTGGTGCTATCGTTGGTACGAACGGTGGTGAGCTACTAGGTGAAATCGGTCTAGCGATCGAGATGGGTTGTGATGCAGAAGATATCGCACTAACAATCCACGCGCACCCAACGCTACACGAATCTATCGGCCTAGCGGCTGAAGTATTTGAAGGCTCAATCACTGACCTTCCAAATGCAAAAGCAGTAAAGCGTAAGTAA